From a region of the Panicum virgatum strain AP13 chromosome 2K, P.virgatum_v5, whole genome shotgun sequence genome:
- the LOC120667813 gene encoding probable LRR receptor-like serine/threonine-protein kinase At3g47570, giving the protein MAGNKLHGRLPSDLGKNLPSIKDIGIGLNLFSGVLPLSLTNLSTLQAIDATSNSFSGVVPSDLGRLQNLNLFQMDNNMLEANNEEEWEFVASLANCSRLQKLELGWNRLKGKLPSSLANLSANLQVLQIPSNKISGAVPLDVGNLASLQLVDLSDNLLSGAIPESIGKLTQLNELYLSSNNISGVVPSSIGKITSLSILSVHANNLQGSIPPSIGNLSKLSVLDLFKNKVTGFIPNEVGHLSSISIDFDLSYNLLEGPLPSEVGGLVNLKELTLSGNKLSGDIPDTISNCRVLEKLALDGNSFQGSIPVTFNKMAGLTFLNLTNNKLNGSIPGNLASITNLQELYLAHNNLSGTIPESLGNQTSLLRLDLSFNNLHGKVPKEGIFTNLTGLSIVGNNALCGGVPQLHLPECPSSSARKNKKGMSKSLRIAIPTAGAPLLSIFVVWAGLLYRKLKKASKKEIPPQFTEPELPIVPYNDILKGTDGFSEANVLGKGRYGKVYKCTLENQATAVAVKVFNLQVSGSYKSFQAECEALRRVKHRCLVKIVTCCSSIDHQGQDFRAIVFEFMTNSSLDRWIHSNFDRQNGQGALSLSQRLDIAVDIVDALDYLHNGCQPPVIHCDLKPSNILLNQDMRACVGDFGIARVLDEATSKQHMNSNSSIGIRGSIGYIAPEYGDGLAVSTNGDVFSLGITLIEMFTGRSPTNDMFKDGISLHHYAEVAFPDKVMEIADANIWLREGPNTSNDTRYITKIKECLSSVIQLGILCSKQLPTERLSMSNAAAEMHAIRDKYSSTQQLSDVRSYQ; this is encoded by the exons ATGGCAGGCAACAAGCTGCACGGCCGTCTACCATCAGACCTGGGGAAAAACCTTCCGAGCATCAAAGATATTGGGATCGGACTAAACCTGTTTAGTGGAGTTCTTCCACTGTCATTAACTAATCTCTCCACACTCCAGGCTATTGATGCTACATCCAATAGTTTCTCCGGGGTTGTTCCTTCTGATTTGGGTAGGTTGCAGAATCTTAATTTGTTTCAGATGGACAACAATATGTTAGAAGCAAACAATGAAGAAGAATGGGAATTTGTTGCTTCTTTGGCTAATTGTAGCAGATTACAGAAGCTAGAACTTGGATGGAATAGGCTCAAGGGGAAACTGCCAAGTTCATTGGCTAATTTGTCCGCCAATCTCCAAGTGCTACAAATTCCAAGCAACAAAATATCCGGTGCCGTCCCATTGGATGTCGGAAATTTGGCAAGTCTTCAGCTGGTTGACCTTTCAGACAACTTACTCAGCGGGGCCATTCCTGAAAGCATAGGAAAGCTTACACAATTGAATGAGTTATATCTGTCTTCGAACAATATCTCAGGAGTAGTACCATCCTCCATCGGAAAAATCACTAGTCTATCTATACTTTCTGTACATGCCAACAACTTGCAGGGTTCAATTCCACCAAGCATTGGAAATTTGAGCAAGCTTTCAGTATTGGATCTATTCAAAAACAAGGTTACTGGTTTTATCCCCAATGAAGTTGGGCACCTGTCATCAATCTCAATAGATTTCGATTTGTCTTACAACTTGCTGGAGGGACCGCTTCCTTCAGAGGTTGGTGGTTTGGTAAATCTCAAAGAGCTCACCCTGTCAGGAAACAAATTGTCAGGTGACATACCTGATACCATCAGTAACTGTAGAGTCCTGGAAAAACTAGCTTTGGATGGCAATTCATTCCAAGGAAGCATTCCTGTTACATTCAACAAAATGGCAGGCCTCACTTTCCTCAATTTGACGAACAATAAACTGAACGGTAGCATCCCTGGCAACCTAGCCAGCATTACTAACTTGCAGGAGTTGTACCTTGCCCACAATAACTTATCAGGAACGATTCCAGAATCGTTAGGCAATCAAACCTCTCTGCTCCGCCTTGATCTATCCTTCAACAATTTGCATGGCAAAGTACCAAAAGAAGGGATTTTCACAAATCTAACAGGACTATCAATTGTTGGGAACAATGCGTTATGCGGCGGAGTACCACAGCTCCATCTGCCAGAATGCCCAAGCTCTAGTGCAAGAAAGAATAAGAAAGGCATGTCGAAGTCTCTTAGAATAGCAATCCCAACAGCAGGAGCTCCCCTGCTCTCAATTTTTGTTGTTTGGGCTGGACTTCTTTACAGAAAGTTAAAGAAAGCATCAAAAAAAGAAATACCACCACAATTCACAGAGCCCGAGCTTCCAATAGTTCCGTACAATGACATATTGAAAGGAACAGATGGATTTTCAGAAGCAAATGTGCTTGGAAAAGGAAGATATGGTAAAGTATACAAATGCACTCTAGAAAATCAAGCCACTGCTGTAGCTGTTAAGGTGTTCAATCTCCAGGTATCAGGGTCATATAAAAGCTTCCAGGCTGAATGTGAGGCACTGAGAAGAGTGAAGCACCGCTGCCTTGTAAAGATCGTTACATGCTGTTCAAGCATCGACCACCAGGGTCAAGACTTCAGAGCAATAGTCTTTGAGTTCATGACTAACAGCAGCTTAGACAGATGGATCCACTCAAATTTTGATAGACAAAATGGGCAAGGAGCACTTAGCTTGTCACAGAGGTTAGATATCGCAGTGGACATCGTGGATGCTTTGGACTATCTTCACAACGGTTGCCAGCCACCAGTCATCCATTGCGATCTAAAGCCAAGCAACATTCTTCTTAATCAGGACATGAGAGCTTGTGTTGGGGATTTTGGCATTGCTAGAGTTCTAGATGAAGCAACAAGCAAACAACATATGAATTCCAACAGTTCCATAGGAATAAGAGGTTCCATCGGGTACATTGCTCCAG AATATGGAGATGGTCTTGCAGTATCCACTAATGGTGATGTCTTTAGTCTCGGTATCACTTTGATCGAGATGTTCACGGGAAGGAGCCCAACAAATGATATGTTTAAAGATGGGATAAGCCTGCATCATTATGCTGAGGTGGCTTTCCCAGACAAGGTTATGGAGATAGCAGATGCCAACATATGGCTACGTGAAGGACCAAACACTAGCAATGATACAAGGTATATAACAAAAATTAAGGAATGTTTGTCTTCCGTGATTCAGCTTGGTATCCTGTGCTCAAAGCAATTGCCCACAGAGCGGTTATCAATGAGCAATGCTGCAGCAGAGATGCATGCTATCAGAGATAAATACTCCAGTACTCAGCAACTAAGTGATGTCAGATCATATCAGTAA